In the Synechococcus sp. MU1643 genome, GCGACGCACGCGATGGATGGCGACTTCCCAGAGCTGGGAATTCACCGCCTTGAGGATCTCTTCGTTTTCGATCCCTTCCACCTTGGCTTTGAGATCTGCGCCGATCTCAAACTTGCCCTCGACCCGTTGATCCCCCTGCTGCCAGATGCAGCGTCCGCGGTAGCCGGGGAATCCAGGCGCCCAGGTGTAGCGGTTTTCGTAGGCGCGACGGAAGTCATCACGCAGGTCACTACCAGACTTAACGGGAACGGAGGCTGTCACAGCGGTGAGATGGCTTCTGCAACCCTACCGGTGGCCTAACGCTGCATGGCGTGAACGTCCTGCAGGGCATGGATGCTGAGCCTTGGCTGTTGCTGGAGCGCTGAGATCGCCTCCACCGCCGCGCGTGCTCCCGCGAGGGTCGTCACCGTTGGCACGGCGTAATCGAGCGCTGCTCGACGCAGGTACTTGTCGTCATGGGCAGCTTGCCGACCGATCGGTGTGTTGATCACCAGCTGCACCTGTTTGGAGCGGATCTGATCCTCGATGTTGGGGCGCCCTTCGTGCACCTTGAGCACCGATTGCACCTTCAATCCCGCGTTGGCGAGAACCTGAGCCGTGCCCGAGGTGGCCGTGACATCGAACCCGAGTTCGATCAGCCGAGCGGCGATGGGCACCAGCGCCTGCTTGTCCCTGTCGTGGGTGGAGAGGAACACCGTCCCCTGGGTGGGCAGAGCTTCTCCAGCGCCGAGTTCAGCCTTGGCATAGGCCATGCCGAAACTGTCGGCGGATCCCATCACCTCTCCCGTGGAGCGCATTTCTGGCCCCAGCACCGTGTCCGCCCCCGGGAAGCGCCGGAACGGCAGCACCGCCTCCTTGATCGACTGAAGCGGTGGCTTCGGTTCGCTGGTCATGCCGATGTCGGTCAGGGTTTCGCCCGCCATCAGTCGGGTTGCCAGGCGAGCAAGTGGTTGTCCTGTGGCCTTGGCGACGAAGGGAACAGTCCTTGAGGCGCGGGGGTTGGCTTCGATGATGTAGACGACCTCCGATCCATCAGTGTTGCGCTGCACGGCGAACTGAAGGTTGATCAGACCCCGCACCTCGAGGGTTTGCGCCAGGGAGAGACTCCAATCGCGAATCGTGTTCAGTGCCGCCTCGCCGAGGGAGACCGCCGGCAAGCAGCAGGCTGAGTCTCCGGAATGGATTCCCGCCGGTTCGATGTGCTCCATCAGACCACCGATAGTTACAGCACCGGTGTGATCGCAGAGCGCGTCCACGTCCACCTCAACGGCATTCTCGAGGTACTGGTCAATCAGCACCGGATGGTCTGGCTCCACTTGAACGGCTTCGCGCATGTAGCGGTTGAGTTCCTCTTCGTCGAACACCACCTCCATGGCTCGTCCGCCCAAGACGTAGGAGGGACGTACGACGACTGGATAGCCCACCCTCGTCGCCACGGCCCGTGCCTCCTCCTCACTGCGTGCCAATCCATTGCGGGGTTGGCGGATGTTCAGATTCCGGAGGATGGCTTCGAACTGTTCGCGGTCCTCGGCCCGGTCGATCGATTCAGGAGAGGTGCCCCAGATGCTGGTGCCGGTTGCGCGCCCCTCAGCACTATCAAGCCAGCGCAGCAGGGGAATCGCGAGTTTTAGAGGCGTTTGTCCACCGAACTGCACCACCACGCCATCGGGACGCTCCGCTTCGATCACATTGAGAACGTCCTCCAAGGTGAGCGGTTCGAAGTAGAGGCTGTCGCTGGTGTCGTAATCGGTGGACACCGTTTCCGGATTGCTGTTCACCATCACCGTGGTGATCCCTTGATCTTGCCCTGCAAAGGAGGCATGGCAGCAGCAGTAGTCGAATTCGATCCCCTGCCCGATCCTGTTGGGTCCACCGCCTAGGATCATCATCTTTCGGCCGCCTTCGCGGCGACTTACCTCAGATGAAGCGGGAAGGGGTTTGAGGGATCCGTCGGCCTGCAGGGTCTGCAAGGGACGCTCGTAGGTCGAGTAGTGATAAGGAGTGGAGGAAGCGAACTCTGCAGCGCAGGTGTCGACGGTTTTAAAGATGGCGCGAATATCGAGCTGATGACGCCGCTGACGCACCGACAATTCGTCGCTGTTGGTTTGCCACGCGATCTGTCGGTCTGAAAAACC is a window encoding:
- the carB gene encoding carbamoyl-phosphate synthase large subunit, with translation MPRRSDLRRILLVGSGPIVIGQACEFDYSGTQACKALRAEGYEVILINSNPASIMTDPEMADRTYIEPLTPDVVTRVIEKERPDALLPTMGGQTALNLAVTLAENGTLERFGVELIGADLKAIQKAEDRLLFKQAMERIGVKVCPSGIASTQEEAEAVGAAIGSFPRIIRPAFTLGGSGGGIAYNPEEYAAICKSGLEASPVSQILIEQSLLGWKEFELEVMRDLADNVVIVCSIENLDPMGVHTGDSITVAPAQTLTDREYQRLRDQSIAIIREIGVATGGSNIQFAINPDNGNVVVIEMNPRVSRSSALASKATGFPIAKIAARLAVGYTLDEILNDITGKTPACFEPTIDYVVTKIPRFAFEKFRGSPAVLTTSMKSVGEAMAIGRCFEESFQKAVRSLETGFSGWGGDREEPELTDGELDRQLRTPSPERILSVRTAMVRGRSDEEIHRISRIDPWFLAKLRRIIDAEARLIKGKSLEQLDAESLFEAKQLGFSDRQIAWQTNSDELSVRQRRHQLDIRAIFKTVDTCAAEFASSTPYHYSTYERPLQTLQADGSLKPLPASSEVSRREGGRKMMILGGGPNRIGQGIEFDYCCCHASFAGQDQGITTVMVNSNPETVSTDYDTSDSLYFEPLTLEDVLNVIEAERPDGVVVQFGGQTPLKLAIPLLRWLDSAEGRATGTSIWGTSPESIDRAEDREQFEAILRNLNIRQPRNGLARSEEEARAVATRVGYPVVVRPSYVLGGRAMEVVFDEEELNRYMREAVQVEPDHPVLIDQYLENAVEVDVDALCDHTGAVTIGGLMEHIEPAGIHSGDSACCLPAVSLGEAALNTIRDWSLSLAQTLEVRGLINLQFAVQRNTDGSEVVYIIEANPRASRTVPFVAKATGQPLARLATRLMAGETLTDIGMTSEPKPPLQSIKEAVLPFRRFPGADTVLGPEMRSTGEVMGSADSFGMAYAKAELGAGEALPTQGTVFLSTHDRDKQALVPIAARLIELGFDVTATSGTAQVLANAGLKVQSVLKVHEGRPNIEDQIRSKQVQLVINTPIGRQAAHDDKYLRRAALDYAVPTVTTLAGARAAVEAISALQQQPRLSIHALQDVHAMQR